One Candidatus Zixiibacteriota bacterium genomic window carries:
- the lexA gene encoding transcriptional repressor LexA: MGFTMDMVLYRKQREILEFIGDFRSKNGCSPTLREIASGVGVSSPATIAEHLQALEKKGVITKQSGRRRSISIAPEFERTPDRKIPVIGIIAAGQPLEAIEDKNTHIDFVVSDPGSCYALKVKGESMIEDGILEDDYVVVKKQMTVTDGDLVVALLDDGSATLKRFYRENDRIRLQPANSEMNPIYVRDVTIQGRVVGLMRRFDGR; this comes from the coding sequence ATGGGCTTTACTATGGATATGGTTTTATATCGAAAGCAACGCGAAATCCTCGAATTCATAGGGGATTTCAGGTCAAAAAACGGGTGTTCACCTACCTTGCGGGAAATCGCCTCGGGAGTCGGGGTCAGTTCCCCGGCTACTATCGCGGAACATCTGCAGGCACTCGAGAAAAAAGGAGTGATCACAAAACAAAGCGGGCGTCGTCGTTCAATTTCAATCGCCCCGGAATTCGAGCGAACTCCTGACCGTAAGATCCCGGTAATCGGGATAATCGCCGCCGGGCAACCGCTCGAGGCGATCGAGGATAAGAATACCCATATAGATTTCGTCGTTTCCGATCCAGGCAGTTGCTATGCCCTCAAGGTCAAGGGCGAGAGCATGATCGAGGATGGTATCCTGGAAGATGATTATGTCGTCGTGAAAAAGCAGATGACTGTCACGGATGGTGATCTGGTAGTAGCGCTTCTGGATGATGGGAGCGCCACTTTAAAGCGGTTCTATCGTGAGAATGACAGGATTCGCCTGCAACCTGCCAACTCCGAGATGAATCCGATCTATGTTCGCGACGTGACGATTCAGGGCCGGGTGGTCGGGCTGATGCGGAGGTTTGATGGGCGATAA
- the dnaE gene encoding DNA polymerase III subunit alpha, producing the protein MISSKRSTNSVRHTDTIRSISGAHSASNKNTDDWRPAMSYVPLHCHSNYSLLYGTAFTGQLIEKARWLGYNALALTDTDAIYGLVEFYRKARQAQIKPLVGANLTTTCGDLVCLPENAEGYKNLCRLITRRQLGEERLHAEMLAEDNKDLIVLAKPEAEIGILRDIFRSNLYIKLEIFKNSRNHVQIETGLKLARKFSLKTVAANPVVFAEHKDFDLHRILSAIKYGKTIGSLLPVECAHPESFLNDPEQIEQLFHHLPQALVNQNEIVERINLNLTDNDYIFPPLELPEGKAPENVLRRMCLAGLERRGCDLEGRYLSQLDYELGMIDQTGFTSYFLAVADIVDFCHREHIPCVGRGSAASSLVSYALGITHVDPLENDLYFQRFLHEGRADPPDIDIDLCWKNRDRVIDYVYRKYGEKRVAMISSTIRMQSRMAVREVGKALGVPEQDIGKIADRLPHAFFAGIKDKRERFPKIAGVRTDSEPYRTIFKYARRLIDFPRHLGIHPGGIVISEDDLTGRVALERSTKGPVVTQLDMYSIEQTGLIKIDLLGQRSLTVLRETANHLGYGSPADVVRDDDPKTYKLLREGRTLGNFQIESPGMRAMLRDIQPDCLNDLTLALSLIRPGATDSGAKKLFLERYRKNRPTENVYPLIEPILRESCGTIIYQEQVLKIAEAVAGFSASEADRLRKAMSKARSREEMTSLKKSFLAGAQQKGVDPRIANNIYTAIAYFASYGFCKAHAASYALVSYQAACLKAHFPVVYMTCVINNHAGYYPSAVYVEEARRLGAKIVPPCVNSSGIESTTDGKTLRLGLMFVKSLAVDVMEQIMTSRKQEGDFESLEDFLWRIDVPKGEVENLIKCGAFDFTGKVRPELLWELSFLYQPIAKAKRDPLPPLFDRRERIKKPDRLPSLDNYTDFEKWLYEQEILEVSAGCHPLTLFGQTVEDAVTPHLHKLNNRKVNTRGWLADIKRINTSGNKQMLFLTMEDLVDTFEVVVFPEQVRKYSELLRHCRYYKIEGRVQVDGAAATIALASLEPASTGITGREII; encoded by the coding sequence ATGATCTCATCGAAGCGGTCGACAAACTCCGTTCGACATACGGATACCATTCGCTCTATTTCGGGCGCACACTCAGCCTCAAACAAAAATACCGACGACTGGAGACCGGCTATGAGTTACGTACCCCTTCACTGTCACAGTAATTATTCGCTTCTCTATGGTACAGCGTTCACAGGTCAGCTGATAGAGAAAGCCAGATGGCTCGGTTACAACGCGCTGGCTCTGACTGACACTGATGCCATCTACGGGCTGGTCGAATTCTACCGAAAAGCGCGTCAAGCACAGATCAAACCGTTGGTCGGCGCGAACCTGACCACCACCTGCGGGGACCTGGTCTGCCTGCCGGAAAATGCTGAAGGCTATAAGAATCTATGTCGTTTGATCACCCGCAGACAACTGGGCGAGGAACGCCTGCACGCTGAAATGCTGGCAGAAGACAATAAAGACCTGATAGTTCTGGCAAAACCGGAAGCTGAAATTGGTATCTTGCGGGATATTTTCAGGAGCAACCTGTACATAAAACTCGAGATCTTCAAGAACAGCCGAAACCATGTACAGATCGAAACCGGCCTCAAACTGGCACGCAAATTCTCACTCAAAACCGTGGCCGCCAATCCGGTTGTCTTTGCCGAGCATAAAGACTTCGATCTGCATCGCATATTGAGCGCGATTAAATACGGCAAAACTATCGGCAGTTTACTGCCCGTCGAATGTGCTCATCCGGAAAGCTTCTTGAACGATCCGGAGCAGATAGAACAGCTTTTTCATCATCTTCCGCAAGCCCTGGTCAACCAGAATGAAATCGTCGAACGAATCAATTTGAACCTGACAGACAATGATTACATCTTCCCCCCGCTCGAGCTTCCCGAGGGTAAAGCGCCGGAAAATGTGTTGCGCCGGATGTGCCTGGCGGGACTCGAGCGTCGTGGATGCGACCTCGAGGGACGCTACCTGAGCCAGCTCGATTATGAATTGGGTATGATCGATCAAACCGGTTTTACCAGTTACTTTCTGGCAGTGGCGGATATAGTCGACTTCTGTCACAGGGAGCATATCCCCTGTGTCGGTCGCGGGTCAGCCGCCAGTTCGCTGGTCAGCTACGCGCTCGGGATTACTCATGTTGATCCGCTCGAAAACGATCTCTACTTCCAGCGTTTCCTGCACGAAGGCCGGGCCGATCCACCCGACATAGATATCGACCTGTGCTGGAAGAATCGTGACCGGGTGATCGACTATGTCTACCGGAAATACGGTGAGAAGCGTGTAGCTATGATCTCTTCCACTATCCGTATGCAGTCCCGGATGGCGGTACGCGAAGTCGGCAAAGCGCTGGGGGTACCGGAACAGGATATAGGCAAAATCGCTGACCGCCTGCCCCATGCCTTCTTCGCCGGGATCAAAGACAAACGCGAACGTTTTCCGAAGATTGCGGGAGTGCGCACCGATTCTGAACCATACCGTACGATCTTCAAGTACGCCCGCAGGCTGATCGATTTTCCCCGCCACCTGGGGATTCATCCGGGTGGAATCGTCATTTCCGAGGATGACCTGACCGGTCGGGTAGCACTCGAGCGATCGACCAAGGGACCGGTAGTGACACAACTTGATATGTACTCGATCGAACAGACCGGCCTGATCAAGATCGATCTGTTGGGACAGCGATCCCTGACTGTCCTGCGTGAAACCGCCAATCATCTCGGCTACGGTTCCCCTGCCGATGTGGTGCGTGACGATGATCCAAAGACATACAAACTCCTGCGGGAGGGACGTACACTGGGCAATTTCCAGATCGAGAGCCCCGGGATGAGGGCAATGCTTCGAGATATTCAACCCGACTGCCTCAACGATCTGACCCTGGCATTGTCATTGATCCGCCCGGGAGCGACAGATTCAGGCGCAAAAAAGCTGTTTCTCGAGCGTTACCGTAAAAATCGCCCGACTGAAAATGTTTATCCGCTCATCGAACCGATCCTGCGCGAGAGTTGTGGAACTATTATTTACCAGGAACAGGTGCTGAAAATCGCGGAGGCGGTGGCCGGTTTTTCCGCCTCGGAGGCTGACCGCCTGCGCAAGGCGATGAGCAAGGCGCGATCCCGCGAGGAGATGACTTCCCTCAAAAAAAGCTTCCTGGCGGGAGCCCAACAAAAAGGTGTCGACCCACGCATTGCAAACAACATCTATACAGCGATCGCTTATTTCGCTTCCTACGGTTTCTGTAAAGCCCACGCCGCCAGCTACGCGCTGGTCAGCTATCAGGCCGCCTGCCTTAAAGCTCATTTCCCGGTCGTGTACATGACCTGCGTGATCAATAACCATGCCGGTTACTACCCGAGTGCGGTCTATGTCGAGGAAGCGCGACGACTGGGTGCAAAAATCGTTCCACCGTGCGTCAACTCCAGCGGGATCGAATCCACCACCGATGGTAAAACACTCCGGCTGGGATTGATGTTTGTCAAAAGCCTGGCGGTCGATGTGATGGAACAAATAATGACATCCCGTAAGCAGGAGGGCGATTTCGAATCGCTGGAGGATTTCCTGTGGCGTATCGATGTCCCAAAAGGTGAGGTCGAAAACCTGATCAAGTGCGGAGCGTTCGATTTCACCGGCAAGGTACGCCCGGAACTGCTCTGGGAGCTGTCGTTTCTATATCAGCCGATTGCCAAAGCCAAACGCGATCCACTTCCACCGCTGTTCGATCGGCGTGAAAGAATCAAAAAACCTGACCGACTGCCCAGTCTTGATAATTACACCGATTTCGAGAAATGGCTTTATGAACAGGAGATACTCGAAGTCTCCGCTGGATGTCATCCGCTTACGCTCTTTGGACAAACCGTCGAGGACGCTGTCACCCCTCATCTGCACAAACTTAACAACCGAAAAGTCAATACCCGTGGCTGGCTGGCGGATATCAAGAGGATCAATACTTCAGGTAATAAACAGATGTTGTTTCTGACCATGGAGGATTTGGTGGATACTTTCGAGGTTGTGGTCTTTCCAGAGCAGGTACGCAAGTACTCTGAACTTCTGCGTCATTGCCGGTACTACAAAATTGAGGGACGGGTTCAGGTCGATGGTGCCGCAGCCACGATTGCGCTTGCCTCTCTCGAACCGGCTTCGACCGGGATCACCGGACGAGAAATCATCTGA